The window TGATCCAGGGCGGCAAGTACGCCGGCTACTGGCAGGGCGGCGGGCACGGCGGGCACCTGTTCGGCGAGCTGGTGCACGGTGCTGAAAAGACCGAAGCCGAGTAGCCTACGCCGCCCTACAGGGCCGCCCTACACGCCGCGGGCGATCAGCGTGATGTTCTGGCCGCCGAAGCCGAAGCTGTTCGACAGCACCACGTTGCACTTCTGGTCGCGGGCCTCGTTGGGGATGTAGTCGAGGTCGCAGTTGGGGTCGGGCGTTTCGTAGTTGATGGTGGCCGGCAGCTTGTTGTCCTTGATCGCCATCAGGCTGATGATCAGCTCGGTCGCGCCCGCCGCGGCGATCAGGTGCCCCATCATGCTCTTGGTGCTCGAGACCGGCGTGGCGCGGGCGTCGTCCTCGCCGAGGGCCTGCTTGAGGCTGAGGGTCTCGACCTTGTCGTTGACGGTGGTGCTGGTGCCGTGGGCGTTGACGTAGTCGATGTCGCCCGTGCCCAGGCCGGCGTCCTTCAGCGCCATCTTGATGCAGCTGGTGGCCCCGCGGCCCTCGGGGTGGGTGTCGGTGATGCGGAAGGCGTCGGCGGTGGCGCCGTAGCCGATCAGCTCGCCGTAGATCTGCGCGCCGCGGGCCTTGGCGTGCTCGTACTCCTCGAGGACCAGCATCGCGGCCCCCTCGCCGAGCACGAAGCCGTCGCGGTTGCGGTCGAACGGCCGGCTGGCGCGGTGGGGCTCGTCGTTCCGCTCGGACAGGGCCGTGAGCAGGTTGAACCCCGTGACGCCGAACGGGTGGATCATGCTGTGCGCGCCGCCAGAGATCATGACGTCGGCCTCGCCCCGGCGGATGATCTCGGTCGCCTCGCCGATGGCCTGGCTGCTGGCCGCGCAGGCGGTCAGGCAGTTGAAGTTGGGGCCCTGGGCGTCGAACTGCGCCGCGACGTACGCGGCCGGCATGTTCGGTTCCTGCTCGAGCTCCTCGACCGGGTCGAGCAGCTTCAAGCCCTCCTGCACGAACGACGTGAGGTTGAAGTCGCCCTGCTTGATAGCGGCGGTCATCATCGCGCTGAAGGCGGCGAAGTCCTGCTGCCCCTCGCCGGCGCCCAGGTAGACGCCCATCCGGGTCGGCTCGACCGTGCCGGCGGCCCCGGAGTCTTCCATGGCCTGCTTGGCGGCCCCGATCGCGAAGCGGGTGTGCCGGCCGCGCTTCTCCCACACGGCCGGGTCTTCGCCCACCGCGGCGATCGACCAGTCACGCACCTCCGATGCGATATTGGTCGGGAACTTCGACGCGTCGAACAGCGTGGTATTGCGCACGCTGCTCTTGCCGGCTAGCAGGTTCTCCCACAGCTCGGGGACGGTGGTCCCCAGCGGGGTGACGCAGCCAACTCCGGTGATGACAACTCGGTTACGCATGGCAGGACTCGTTATGGGCTCGTTGCGGGGGGCAGACGATTGAGGTCGGGGGCGGGGCCCGCCGGTCATTCTACGCGTGTGGGGTTCGCCGGGTGTACCCCAGCGAGCCGCTGGCCCGCGCTAGCCGTGCTCGGGATGGCCCCCGTCAGGCGTAGGCGAGAAGGCCCCTGTCAGGCATACACGGGAAGGCCGTAGTCGCCCGGCTGCATCGGGCTGCCGTCCTGGTGCACGCCAACCTTAAAGACGTCGGTGATCTGCAGCCAGTGGGCCAGGTCCTGGGGGTCGAACAGCCGGCTCGGCAGCCCCTGGGCGCTGGCGGCGCCGGCCTGCATGCGGGCGAAGAAGATCTCCGCCCGAGCCTGGTCGCGGTCGCCAACGGTAGCGGTCACGGTCGCCTGGGCGCCCACTTCCTTGGTGGCCCCGACCTCGGCGCGGTAGGTCAGGGTCTCGCCCGGGCGGACAAGGCCGTTGAACTCCAGCTTGGTGAACTTTGCCAGCACCACCAGCTCTTTGAACTCGTACAGCTCGCTGATCAGCAGGCCGGAGGTCTGCGCCATCCCCTCGGCGATCAGCGTGTTGGGCATCACCGGGTACGACTCCCAGTGGTCGTGCAGGTGCTCCTCGCTGAGGGTCACGCCCTTGACCCCCACCGCGTGCGACCCCGCGACGTACTCGGTGAATCGATCGACCCAGAACCAGCGCATGGCGGAGGGGGGTGGTTGGTGGCTAGTGGTTGGTGGCTAGGCTAGCGGCGCGACCAGGAACCCCCGGAGTGAGCCGGGGGAGCGGATCAACTACTTTGCCAACTTCTATTGGGCCAGCTTGTGCTCGACGAAGCGGACCATGTCCTGCACGGTGAGCTGCTTGCCGAGGTTCTGCACGACCGGGTTCGCCTCGAAGGCAGCCAGGTCGGCGAACGGCATCCGCTCCTTCAGCTTTACCAGGCCCTCGTCGGTGACCTTGCCGTCCTTGACGTAGTTGGCGTCGGTCAGGATGTCCTCGGGGAACAGCTCGCCACGCTCGATCTTGATGTCGAACGCCTTCTCCAGGCGGAACACGATGTCCAGGAAGTCGATGCTCTCGGCGTCCAGGTCGGCCTGCAGCTTGGCCTCCGGCGTGACCTCGTCCTCCTCGACGCCCAACGCGTCAACGAGGGCTTCCTGGACCTTGGCGAAGATTTCTTCTTGGGTAGGCATCGTACGTGTCTCCGGTTGAATCGGGGGCGGTGTGGGATCGGCCGGGCGTTTGGCCGGCCACGTTCTTGGTTCGTATTGTGGGGCCGCTTAGGCGCCGCCGAGCGTGGCCTGGAGCGTCGGGTTAACGATCGCCTTGGACCACTTCTTCAGCGAGGTCCGCAGCCGCTCGTCGGACTCGATCATCGCCGGGTCGTCGTCGCTCAGGCAGTAGCGTTCTAGCACGATCCGTCCGCTCAGCGACGTGCTCTCGCCTACCTTGCCGGTTACTTTGAACCCAACCTCGCGATCGTCCTGCTTGAAGATCTCGGCGGTGATCGTGAGCCGGCTGCCCGGCGACACGAAGTCGGCGTACTTGATGTTCTTCGCTTCTTTCAGCGAGATGATCGTGTGCTGGTAGTTGTCCGTCAGCCGCAGCAGCCACGCGGCCGACTGGGTCGCCGCCTCGAGCATGAACACGCCCGGCAGCACCGGGAACTCGGGGAAGTGGTCCTGCAGGTACTCCTCGCTGTACGCAACATTCTTGTGCGTGACGATCCGCTCGCCGGGCACGAACTCTTCGATCGCGTCTATCAGCCAAAAACGCATGGGCAGGTTCTCTTGGCGTCGCGAGGGCCGCTGGCGAGTGGGTGGAGGGTACGGGGGTAAATTGTGGGGGAGTGGGGGGAATGGATAATATCAAGCCCCGGATTATAGCCCGCCAGACTAACCGCTACAACACAGCAAGTCTGCCTGGCCTGGTCGGCTGGCGGCCATCCGGCATCTCGTATAGCCGTGCCGACGGTTTGCAGCAAGGCCGCACCCTGGGCTCAGACCTTATCGGGCAAGAGGTTCTCCCCATCGGGTATCGGCTACTCGGCCCGGCGGCTCCATCGGTCTCGGGGTGGCCTGGTTGCAAGAACCCCGCTGCTAGCACCGGCCTTGCGGCCTGGACGCTTCAGCGGACCCCCATTTGGGAGCACCTTGGCCGCCGGGCTGGCCCAGCAGCCCCCAGGTTGCGGGCGGATGCAGGATAACTCTGCAGCGAGCAGGCAGTCGAGCCTACGGCGAGTCGTCCTCGGCTCGGTCGGGATGCGATTCTCGGCAGTCTGCTATAACAAACGGACGACGGCCCGCGGTTGCGGAAAAACGCCCCGCGCATCGAAGTTCATCTCCGGCCAACCGATCCTCCTCCCCGCCCGCGGCCCCGCCCGTTTGGACAGCGAACCCACCCAGCCCGCTCCCTCCCCAGAGCCGTACCCAGACCCCGACCTGCTCCCCTGGCCGCGGTTCGGGCGGCTGCTGATGTTCTTCTGGGGCGTGCTGGCGCCAGTGGCCTTCCTGATCTTTCTCGCAGCCGAGAATCCATTCAGCGCGGATGTGTGGCAGTCGGGGAAGCTGGGCCACTACGCAATGCTGCTGCTGACCTGGCCGAGCCCGGCCCTGGTTTACCTTTTTGTGCTGGCGGCGGCCTACGCGATGGTGCTGTGGCTGTTCGGACCGCAACGCGATCAGGGCAGCCCGTGGGTGCTGGCTGGCTTACTGACCGGCGTCGTGGTGTGGCTGGAGTTGTACGTGCTCTGGTTCTGCGGCCTCTGTGTCGATGAAGGCGCCCTCTCCTTCGTGGGCTTGCACATGGCCGCGCCCATTGTGGCGGTGCTCTGGCCATTGCCGTTGCTCCTACTGATCCGCGTGTGCCAGCCGATCATCGGGGACGAGCGGATCGCGATCCTTGCGCTGATGCTAGTTCTCGGCTTCATGGTAGTGTTGACTTCCGAAGCCACACCCGCCATCTATCTTGGCCTCGCAGTCTTTACCGCGCCCGTCCTCGCGCTAGCGTGCTACTGTCGCGCGGCTTGGTTGGCGTGCCAGTCCCTCCGCAGCGACAAGTATCGGTTGCCGCTGAAGGCCGTGTTCGGCCTCTTTGCGTGGTTCTCGATGCACCTGGCGGCGTGGCGGTACGCGGTCAACTCGATGCTGACGCTCTATGCGCAGGCGCCTACCGAAGAGCCGGTCACATGCTTCGTCGCCTCGGCCGCGGCGCGGGGGCATGCACGGTTGGTAGGGGCGTGGCCGGCGGGCAGCGGCCGGGTGACGCGGCAGTTGCAGCGGCTCAAGGCGCTGGAGCTGGTCCTCGCCGTGACATCTCCCGCGGCGCACCGACTCGTTCGGCGGCACTACAACCAGTGGGGCCCCCGCGCCGCGCGGCGGCTCACGACCCCGTGGCTCGCCGACGCGGCCTACCTGCTGCTGAAGCCATGCGAGTGGCTCGCGGCGCTGGTCGTGCTGCCGGCCGCTGGAGTGCGACAGCGCGAAGTGTCGCGGCTGTACGAAGCCGAAGACCAGTAGCCGGGGGGCTACGCACCGCGGCGAAACAAGGGCACAGTGCGCCAGCGGGGCTCCGCCGAGGCGTAGCCCGCCGGCTATTCGTTGAGCGGCTCAAGGCGGATCTCGTGCTCGACCGGCTGCATGGCGTTGGCCACCGCGGCGGCCAGCGGGGCCCGTTCGGCCTCGGTCTCGCGGACTGCGCGGTCGAAGTCTTGGCGGCCGCGCTCGCCGTGGAAGACCCGTTTGACCTGCTCGGTCTCGAACGCCTGTTTGACCTCCACCGCGTTGTCAACGCGGAAGAACGCCTCGCAGAACGGGTTGTCGATGAACTCAGCGGCCAGGTTCACGCCCTTGGCAAGCTGCTCGGCAGTGAACTCTGCGGTCGAGTCTCCCCAGGTAACACGGTACTGCTCGGCGGCGCCGCCACTGACCTTCAGCGTCAGTCGGTTGAGCTCCTCGTCGAATGGCACGAGGGTCATGCCCGAGTGGATCGAGTTGTCGTCGTCGGGGTCGCCGGTCGCGCAGAACGGGTAGCGGGTGCTGGTGACGCGGAAGCGGCCAGGGGCGAGTGGGGTGATCGTGTGCCCGTCGGAGGCGTGGGCCGTGTTGCCCGCGAGGTCGATCTCGAGGACGCCGATCTGCCCGTCGAGCCCCATCGCCTTGAGGAACGCGTACGCCATCACCACGTGGCCCGCCCAGCCGGGGTGGATGCCGTCGGCTCCGGCGACCTCGTAGGGGTTCTGCTCGGTAGCGCCGTGCTGGCCGGGCGCGAACACCTGCGCCTGCAGCATCGGCCAGAACACGTCCGCCAGGCGGCAGTCCTCCGACTCGGCGACGCCGATCGCGATGTCGCGCAGCGCGCACAGCGCGACGTTCTGCTGGTCGAGAGTGCCGGACCGCGAAGCGACCCACGACGCCGTCTTGCCGGCGCAGCCGGGCGTGCCGACCACCACCCGCACGCCCTCTTGCTTGAAGCGGCGGACGATCGCGCGGTAGTGGTCCTCGTACCAGCGGCCGTTGGTGACGTCGAACGGGCGGTAGCGCGCGTCGTTCATGCCGTAGCACAGGGTCGCCACGGTCGGGTCGAAACGCAGGCAGTCCTGCTCCATGCGGCGGAGGAAGCCGTCGGTCTTCTCGCCGCTCCAGCCGTACTGCCGCACGGTGACGCCGAGCTGCGGCGTGCAGGCGGTCAGGTAACCCTCGATGATCCGCGAGTACTTCCGCTGCTCGGTAATCGAGTCGCCGCAGACCGCCAGCCGGTCGCCCTCCTTCAGCAGCAGCGGCCCCGCGGCGGGCGCCTTGCGGGGGAAGAACTGCGCGAAGGCCGGGTCGTCGGGCTTGGTCTCGTACTCGTAGGGCCCGAGCGTGACGCCGGCGACCTCCGCCACGGCGTCCGCGGCGTGGCTTCGCGCGGGCGGCAAGAGCAGCGTAGCGAGGGCGATGGCGAGAACAGCACGGGCGGCGCGGATCGGCGGCATGGGGAGCACCTGGGGAATCGGGGGCAGAAGAGCGGTCCCCTATCCTAACCGATGCGCAGCCGGGTCGCCGCTACTCGAGGTCGCTGTCGTCCTCGTCCACCGGCAGGGCCGACGGGTCGAGGTTCAGCACCAGCGACGCGCCGCCGAGCCGCAGGTCGATGGTCTTCACCTGAACCTTCACGACCGGCAGGCCGGTGCGGGCGCGGAGGTCGGCCAGCAGCTCGTCGTACCGCTCGGGGGCGAGCAGTTCGATGCGGTCGTACTCGACGGTCTGGCGTTTGACCTGCTTGACCTTGGGCTTCTTGGCCTCCCGCGACAGGGCCGCCCAGACGACCCGCTCGGCGAACATCGCGGCGACTAGCATCGTCGTGTTGACCGCCAGCAGCTCGAGGTGGCTGGTCTGCTTGCCCGACAGCGAGTTGATCACCGCGATGCCGATCAGCAAGAAAAGGTAGGTCATCTCCTTGGTGCGGATGGCGTCGGTGCGGTAGCGGAGCACGCCGAAGATGGCGAACAGGCCGAGCGCCATCCCAAGCCCGATGTCGAGCTTCTTCAGCGTAAAGCAGATAAAGAACACCGTGATGTTCAGCAGCACCGCGGTGAACGTGAACTCGCGCTCGGCCCGGTTGGGGTGCAACGCGAACCGCACCACGAGCATCAGAAAAAGCAGGTTCCAGGCGAACCGGACAACAAGTTTGATGAAGTCGTCGTCGTAGAGGGGGGTATCAAAGATTTCCATGCCACGCCTGCCTGCGAAATACTACCGGGGAGCCTTGTAGTTTAACAAGAACTCACGTCGGGCGTCGCAGAATCCTCTGAGCGAACCGTCCAAGCCGGCGTCGGGCGAGGTCGCCTGAATAAACGCATCGTAGGTCGACAACTTGCGCGTGTCCTGCTCGACCGAGCCGGCGACCTGCCCGCGGATCTGCGCAACCAGCGGCCCCAGCGTCCGCCAGTCGAGTTGCGTCTGGGCGATGTCGCGGACGTGCTGCAGGTACCGCTCGCGGAGCTCGGGCACAGCCAGCAACCGGCTGCGGAGCGGCGTGCGGTCGTTGTCGAGGCCGACCAGCGGGTCGAGGTCGGGACCGCCGTGGCCGGGTCCGCCACCCCGCCCGCCGCGTCCGCGGCGTCGGTCGCCCTGTTGACGTTGGTCGTCGTTGCGGGCCTGGCGGTCCGAGCGCTGGCGCGGACCCTGGAAGTCGCCTGGCCCCCCGGCCGGAGGCGGACCATCAAACCCGAGCGGAGGTCCAAACGGCGGCGGCCCGTCAAACCCGGGAGGCGGTCCCGCACCGCGGGGCGGGCGGAAGCCACCTGGACCGCCGGGGCCGCCCGGGCCACCGTGCAGGGCGAACGCCTCGTTCATGTCGTGCGGGATGACATGGAACCGGCCGTCCTCGTCGCGCAGCAGGCTGTAGTCGCTGGCGCGTGTCCAGTAGCCGTCGCTGTTGACGAGCGCCACGTCGAGCGCCAAGAACCACAGCGCCGCGTCGATGTCGAGCAGCGGGGTTAGTTGCGCCTCGAGCTGGTCGAGCGGCGTCTCGTTGAGCGTGCGGCAGAGCTCCACCAGGGCCTGCCACGACTCGTCGTCGTCCTTCGACTTGATTGTGTACCGCCGACGGTACTCGGCCAGGTCGTCGCCGGTGTAGCGCAGCCCGCCGTCGCCGTTCGGGCTGCCCGAGACCTTCCACCGCACGGCCGTCGACGAGCCGTAGTTCTCCTCGGCGAACACCTTGTTGAACTGCTGAACGTTGGTGTACACGCCCCAGTACTCGCCGTTGATCACCACGCGGGCCAGGTTTGCTTCGGGAGCGGGGATGTGCTCCCGCGCGATGTGCGAGTAGAGCACCGTGCTCAGCAGCGACGGGTCGCCCGACGCGTTCAGCAGGTTCAGCGTCTTGTGGCCGTAGAGTCGCTGCTCCTTGTCGACCATATCGACCGACAGGTTGAGCGACCGCTTCTTGCCCGCCGGGACCATCATGAACGACGACATGCCGCGGAAGCTGACGCCGACGTTCTCGTAGGTGTTGCCGTCGACGGTCAGCCGGGCGGGGACCTCGACGTCGGTCGGCTTGAAGGCCTCGAGCTCCGACTCCCAGTCGTCCGACTCGAAGTCAAGGAACAGCGTCCGCAGGACCGACGTGTCGTACAGCTCGGCGTCGGGATAGGACTCGACGTCGGCTGGGTTCATCTCTGGCCCCGGCTGCGGGGGTTGCTGGTCGACCCCGCCGAAAGGCCCACGCCCGCGCCGGCCACCCCCGCGGCCAAACGGGCCGCGCTGCGGCTGGTTGGCGAGTTCCTCACGGGCGGCGTCGCGTTCTTCCCGGTTGAGCCAGCCGTCCTCGTTGGCGTCGAATTTCTTGACGAGCTTCAGGTCGGGCCGGCCCATCGGGCCACCGAAGCCCCGCCCGCCAGGACCGCCACCGAAACTGGGGGGCCCCTCAAACCGCGGAGGCCCGTCAAAGCCCGGGGGACCATCGAAACGTGGCTGCGGCCCGTCGAATCCTGGGGGCCCGTCGAACTCAGGCGGTTGGGCGTACAGGCCGACCGCGACGAGGCCGCCGCAGGTCATAAGGGCAATGCCAAGCAGACGCCGGTTCATGAGGAGTCCTTAAGTATCGATGCGTGTGGGAGGGGAGTGGTGCCGCCGCGTGTTAAACGTGAGGCCACGCCGCGATTCGCCACCCGGCCCCCTAAAAAGTAAGGGCGCCGCCTGCAGAGAGAATAGGAACCCCGGCGCTCAGTCGAGGCGCCGCTAGCCCCACAGGCGTCGCAGCCACAGCGCCCAACCGCTCGCCCCTTCGACCGCGTCGAAGCGGCGGAACTTGGCCAGCTCGTTCCGCACCGGCTGGCTGACCGGCGTGCGGCGGAGGTCGAGGTACCGCAGGCTGGGGGCGCGGGTCACCAGCAGCACGCCGTGGTCGGTGACCTTCGTGCCCGCCAGCAGCAACGACTCGAGGTAGACGATGCCGTCCGCCTCGGCGAGCAGCTCGCTCAGCTCGGCGTCGCCGATTGGGCAGTCGGTCAGGTTGACCTCGCGGAGCCGGTCGGCCAGCTGCGAGAAGTCCTCGCCGACCGTGTCCTCGAGCCAGTCGAGTCGCTCGAGGTCGACCGAG is drawn from Posidoniimonas polymericola and contains these coding sequences:
- a CDS encoding beta-ketoacyl-[acyl-carrier-protein] synthase family protein, which translates into the protein MRNRVVITGVGCVTPLGTTVPELWENLLAGKSSVRNTTLFDASKFPTNIASEVRDWSIAAVGEDPAVWEKRGRHTRFAIGAAKQAMEDSGAAGTVEPTRMGVYLGAGEGQQDFAAFSAMMTAAIKQGDFNLTSFVQEGLKLLDPVEELEQEPNMPAAYVAAQFDAQGPNFNCLTACAASSQAIGEATEIIRRGEADVMISGGAHSMIHPFGVTGFNLLTALSERNDEPHRASRPFDRNRDGFVLGEGAAMLVLEEYEHAKARGAQIYGELIGYGATADAFRITDTHPEGRGATSCIKMALKDAGLGTGDIDYVNAHGTSTTVNDKVETLSLKQALGEDDARATPVSSTKSMMGHLIAAAGATELIISLMAIKDNKLPATINYETPDPNCDLDYIPNEARDQKCNVVLSNSFGFGGQNITLIARGV
- a CDS encoding 3-hydroxyacyl-ACP dehydratase FabZ family protein; its protein translation is MRWFWVDRFTEYVAGSHAVGVKGVTLSEEHLHDHWESYPVMPNTLIAEGMAQTSGLLISELYEFKELVVLAKFTKLEFNGLVRPGETLTYRAEVGATKEVGAQATVTATVGDRDQARAEIFFARMQAGAASAQGLPSRLFDPQDLAHWLQITDVFKVGVHQDGSPMQPGDYGLPVYA
- a CDS encoding acyl carrier protein — protein: MPTQEEIFAKVQEALVDALGVEEDEVTPEAKLQADLDAESIDFLDIVFRLEKAFDIKIERGELFPEDILTDANYVKDGKVTDEGLVKLKERMPFADLAAFEANPVVQNLGKQLTVQDMVRFVEHKLAQ
- a CDS encoding 3-hydroxyacyl-ACP dehydratase FabZ family protein produces the protein MRFWLIDAIEEFVPGERIVTHKNVAYSEEYLQDHFPEFPVLPGVFMLEAATQSAAWLLRLTDNYQHTIISLKEAKNIKYADFVSPGSRLTITAEIFKQDDREVGFKVTGKVGESTSLSGRIVLERYCLSDDDPAMIESDERLRTSLKKWSKAIVNPTLQATLGGA
- a CDS encoding DUF6688 family protein; protein product: MDSEPTQPAPSPEPYPDPDLLPWPRFGRLLMFFWGVLAPVAFLIFLAAENPFSADVWQSGKLGHYAMLLLTWPSPALVYLFVLAAAYAMVLWLFGPQRDQGSPWVLAGLLTGVVVWLELYVLWFCGLCVDEGALSFVGLHMAAPIVAVLWPLPLLLLIRVCQPIIGDERIAILALMLVLGFMVVLTSEATPAIYLGLAVFTAPVLALACYCRAAWLACQSLRSDKYRLPLKAVFGLFAWFSMHLAAWRYAVNSMLTLYAQAPTEEPVTCFVASAAARGHARLVGAWPAGSGRVTRQLQRLKALELVLAVTSPAAHRLVRRHYNQWGPRAARRLTTPWLADAAYLLLKPCEWLAALVVLPAAGVRQREVSRLYEAEDQ
- a CDS encoding SGNH/GDSL hydrolase family protein; protein product: MPPIRAARAVLAIALATLLLPPARSHAADAVAEVAGVTLGPYEYETKPDDPAFAQFFPRKAPAAGPLLLKEGDRLAVCGDSITEQRKYSRIIEGYLTACTPQLGVTVRQYGWSGEKTDGFLRRMEQDCLRFDPTVATLCYGMNDARYRPFDVTNGRWYEDHYRAIVRRFKQEGVRVVVGTPGCAGKTASWVASRSGTLDQQNVALCALRDIAIGVAESEDCRLADVFWPMLQAQVFAPGQHGATEQNPYEVAGADGIHPGWAGHVVMAYAFLKAMGLDGQIGVLEIDLAGNTAHASDGHTITPLAPGRFRVTSTRYPFCATGDPDDDNSIHSGMTLVPFDEELNRLTLKVSGGAAEQYRVTWGDSTAEFTAEQLAKGVNLAAEFIDNPFCEAFFRVDNAVEVKQAFETEQVKRVFHGERGRQDFDRAVRETEAERAPLAAAVANAMQPVEHEIRLEPLNE
- a CDS encoding DUF4956 domain-containing protein; protein product: MEIFDTPLYDDDFIKLVVRFAWNLLFLMLVVRFALHPNRAEREFTFTAVLLNITVFFICFTLKKLDIGLGMALGLFAIFGVLRYRTDAIRTKEMTYLFLLIGIAVINSLSGKQTSHLELLAVNTTMLVAAMFAERVVWAALSREAKKPKVKQVKRQTVEYDRIELLAPERYDELLADLRARTGLPVVKVQVKTIDLRLGGASLVLNLDPSALPVDEDDSDLE
- a CDS encoding CotH kinase family protein yields the protein MNRRLLGIALMTCGGLVAVGLYAQPPEFDGPPGFDGPQPRFDGPPGFDGPPRFEGPPSFGGGPGGRGFGGPMGRPDLKLVKKFDANEDGWLNREERDAAREELANQPQRGPFGRGGGRRGRGPFGGVDQQPPQPGPEMNPADVESYPDAELYDTSVLRTLFLDFESDDWESELEAFKPTDVEVPARLTVDGNTYENVGVSFRGMSSFMMVPAGKKRSLNLSVDMVDKEQRLYGHKTLNLLNASGDPSLLSTVLYSHIAREHIPAPEANLARVVINGEYWGVYTNVQQFNKVFAEENYGSSTAVRWKVSGSPNGDGGLRYTGDDLAEYRRRYTIKSKDDDESWQALVELCRTLNETPLDQLEAQLTPLLDIDAALWFLALDVALVNSDGYWTRASDYSLLRDEDGRFHVIPHDMNEAFALHGGPGGPGGPGGFRPPRGAGPPPGFDGPPPFGPPLGFDGPPPAGGPGDFQGPRQRSDRQARNDDQRQQGDRRRGRGGRGGGPGHGGPDLDPLVGLDNDRTPLRSRLLAVPELRERYLQHVRDIAQTQLDWRTLGPLVAQIRGQVAGSVEQDTRKLSTYDAFIQATSPDAGLDGSLRGFCDARREFLLNYKAPR
- a CDS encoding J domain-containing protein — translated: MLDARDSHREDAAALDATIQRNAEIVRRGRRERGFLKVLGLSLPVSMDDVKQAFRVKARQTHPDHNGSAAAFREVQQAFDEAVEYAKKHEKRLPWLGAQLPMYVAQRAVVDLVEKWGGSVDLERLDWLEDTVGEDFSQLADRLREVNLTDCPIGDAELSELLAEADGIVYLESLLLAGTKVTDHGVLLVTRAPSLRYLDLRRTPVSQPVRNELAKFRRFDAVEGASGWALWLRRLWG